A region from the Bacillus sp. BGMRC 2118 genome encodes:
- a CDS encoding PDZ domain-containing protein, with product MSKRYTNKKYLFLILTVILIVIVNFIKLPYYLNLPGEAYELEPIVKVEGADSSSGEFLMTTVGVSRGQINPYTYVWSRISPNLELVPAEDMRVEGESDKDYYYRQLHAMDLSQNVAVAVAYEKAGKGVTYKYNGVYVMSIVKGMDAEEKLEVGDRIFELNGKPLESSEQFIDNVGSLKKGDTVTVSFERDDKEMEETITLMPFPEDPAKIGVGISLVTDREIIVDPDVEFDTSAVGGPSAGLMFTLEILNQLTEGDLTEGLKIAGTGTMDYDGKVGPIGGIVHKIVAADKAGAQYFFAPRAHSNYDDAVRKAKEIKTDMKVIPVDTLDDALNYLQSLK from the coding sequence GTGAGTAAAAGATATACCAATAAAAAATACCTATTCTTAATTCTAACAGTTATTTTAATCGTAATCGTAAACTTCATTAAGCTGCCTTACTATTTAAATTTACCTGGAGAAGCATATGAACTTGAACCTATCGTAAAGGTTGAGGGAGCGGATAGTTCATCTGGTGAATTTTTAATGACAACTGTTGGAGTCAGTCGGGGTCAAATTAACCCGTATACATATGTTTGGTCTCGTATTTCTCCAAACCTTGAATTGGTACCAGCAGAAGATATGAGGGTAGAAGGAGAGTCTGATAAAGATTATTACTACAGACAGCTTCATGCAATGGATTTGTCTCAGAATGTTGCTGTTGCCGTCGCTTACGAAAAGGCAGGAAAAGGAGTTACGTACAAATATAACGGTGTATACGTCATGAGCATCGTGAAAGGGATGGATGCAGAAGAGAAGCTTGAAGTAGGAGATCGTATATTTGAATTAAATGGCAAGCCTCTTGAAAGCTCCGAACAATTTATTGATAATGTCGGCAGTTTAAAAAAAGGGGATACAGTAACAGTTTCTTTTGAACGTGATGATAAGGAAATGGAAGAAACCATAACATTAATGCCATTTCCTGAGGATCCAGCCAAAATAGGAGTAGGTATTTCATTAGTTACAGATCGTGAAATTATTGTTGATCCGGATGTAGAGTTTGATACATCTGCAGTAGGTGGTCCTTCTGCTGGATTAATGTTCACATTGGAAATTCTCAATCAATTAACAGAGGGAGACTTAACAGAAGGACTTAAAATTGCTGGAACTGGTACGATGGATTATGATGGAAAAGTGGGCCCAATCGGAGGGATTGTCCATAAAATTGTTGCGGCAGACAAAGCTGGAGCACAGTATTTTTTTGCTCCACGAGCACATTCCAATTATGATGACGCTGTTCGAAAAGCAAAAGAAATCAAAACTGATATGAAAGTCATTCCTGTAGATACACTAGATGATGCCCTAAATTATTTACAGTCCTTGAAATAG
- a CDS encoding GNAT family N-acetyltransferase: MSQGVEIKQVTLEFYNDDYKEHLQHYELSEEHSYYTAFPLDAIKMCENDEERFPIIIDLNGLPVGFFVLHGYNGVKEYSDNEKALLLRAYSVQTTYQGKGIAKQSMQLLTKFVKNHFNTKNEIILAVNKQNVTAQLLYKKSGFIDKGIRVMGPKGELHIYHLAL; the protein is encoded by the coding sequence ATGTCACAAGGAGTTGAGATTAAACAAGTAACTTTGGAATTTTACAACGACGACTATAAGGAACACCTACAGCATTATGAACTTTCTGAAGAGCATTCCTATTATACGGCCTTTCCATTAGACGCGATTAAGATGTGTGAAAATGACGAGGAAAGATTTCCAATTATCATAGATCTGAACGGTTTGCCTGTTGGATTTTTTGTTTTGCATGGATATAACGGAGTGAAAGAATATAGCGATAACGAGAAAGCATTATTATTAAGAGCCTACTCAGTTCAGACCACTTATCAAGGAAAAGGAATTGCCAAGCAATCGATGCAACTACTTACGAAATTCGTGAAGAATCACTTTAATACTAAGAACGAAATCATACTGGCAGTCAATAAGCAAAACGTGACGGCCCAGTTATTATATAAAAAAAGCGGGTTTATTGATAAAGGGATTAGAGTAATGGGGCCAAAAGGAGAATTACATATTTATCATCTGGCATTATAA
- a CDS encoding methylthioribose kinase, which produces MVQRFIELGEGYSDIYELIEIGKTNKHRIRALIELHTTKGERSVTSVAIALHPTAVGDFLPIYICKEGIPLSPEKPSGRLALFQQLSAELDKPINRFEVKNSNSFADDDLFYQYLTGILRLYHVIPHI; this is translated from the coding sequence ATGGTACAACGATTTATTGAACTTGGAGAAGGATATTCCGATATTTATGAACTGATAGAAATAGGGAAAACGAATAAACATCGTATTAGAGCGCTAATAGAATTACATACAACAAAAGGCGAAAGAAGTGTTACCTCTGTAGCAATTGCACTTCATCCTACTGCAGTCGGTGATTTCCTGCCGATTTATATTTGTAAAGAGGGTATACCACTTTCACCTGAGAAGCCGAGTGGAAGATTAGCTCTGTTTCAACAATTAAGTGCAGAGTTAGACAAACCGATTAACCGATTTGAAGTTAAGAATTCTAATTCCTTTGCAGATGATGATTTGTTTTATCAATATTTAACAGGTATATTACGTCTATATCATGTGATTCCACATATATAA
- a CDS encoding patatin family protein — translation MRHPKIGLALGSGGARGFAHLGIIKVLRENHIPIDFIAGSSMGALVASFYAAGHPIDRLYKLAIAFKRKYYLDFTVPKMGFIAGNRVKELVKVFTHGKNIEDLEIPISIVATDIKNGEKVVFQTGPIADAVRASISIPGIFVPVKVNDRLLVDGGVSDRVPVSVVRDMGADLIIAVDVSHVKINEEITSIFDVILQSIDIMQDELVQHREIASDIMIRPHVENFSSRAFTNIDEIIKIGEEEAELVLPSIIKVMEEWKEKNSE, via the coding sequence TTGAGACATCCAAAAATTGGTCTTGCACTAGGCTCAGGTGGAGCACGTGGATTTGCACATCTAGGTATCATTAAGGTGCTAAGAGAAAATCATATTCCAATTGATTTTATTGCTGGAAGTAGTATGGGAGCACTCGTAGCAAGTTTTTATGCTGCTGGACATCCAATAGATCGTCTATATAAACTGGCAATAGCTTTTAAGAGGAAATATTACTTAGATTTCACCGTACCAAAGATGGGGTTTATTGCTGGTAATAGAGTGAAAGAATTAGTAAAAGTATTTACACATGGAAAGAATATAGAAGACTTAGAAATTCCGATCTCAATCGTCGCCACAGACATAAAAAATGGAGAAAAGGTAGTATTTCAAACAGGGCCAATTGCTGATGCAGTTCGAGCCAGTATTTCAATACCGGGGATCTTTGTTCCGGTGAAAGTAAACGATAGATTATTAGTTGATGGGGGAGTGAGTGATAGAGTTCCTGTTTCTGTAGTTAGAGACATGGGAGCAGATCTAATTATCGCTGTTGATGTGTCACATGTTAAAATAAATGAGGAGATTACTTCTATTTTTGATGTGATTTTACAAAGTATTGATATCATGCAGGATGAACTAGTTCAACATAGGGAAATTGCGTCAGATATTATGATAAGACCACATGTTGAGAATTTTAGCTCTAGAGCTTTTACGAATATTGATGAAATTATAAAAATTGGGGAAGAGGAAGCAGAGCTTGTACTTCCTTCGATCATTAAAGTGATGGAAGAATGGAAGGAGAAAAATAGTGAGTAA
- the rsmD gene encoding 16S rRNA (guanine(966)-N(2))-methyltransferase RsmD gives MNHKVVKYMRVVSGTCKGHPLKAVPGQSTRPTTDKVKESIFNMIGPYFDGGIGLDLFGGSGGLGIEGLSRGLDKVIFVDKEPKAISTIRTNVETCKLTDQVEIYRNDAERALKALIKRDIQFNLIFLDPPYHNHKLKALISILDVNSLLKKDGAIVVEHVVEAELPEQIGMLQLKRHEVYGITAISIYHYPNIE, from the coding sequence ATGAATCATAAGGTTGTGAAATATATGAGAGTTGTTTCTGGTACATGTAAAGGACATCCACTAAAAGCAGTTCCTGGGCAGTCTACAAGACCAACAACAGATAAGGTTAAAGAATCAATCTTTAATATGATAGGTCCTTATTTCGATGGAGGAATCGGATTAGATTTGTTTGGTGGTAGTGGTGGTTTAGGTATAGAAGGGTTAAGTAGAGGATTGGATAAGGTTATTTTTGTAGATAAAGAACCAAAAGCAATCTCTACAATCCGTACAAACGTGGAAACGTGTAAACTTACAGATCAAGTCGAGATCTATCGTAATGATGCAGAACGTGCATTAAAAGCGTTAATTAAAAGAGACATTCAATTTAATTTGATTTTCCTAGATCCACCTTATCATAATCATAAGTTGAAAGCGCTTATCTCAATACTGGATGTGAACAGTCTTCTAAAGAAGGATGGAGCAATTGTGGTGGAGCACGTTGTAGAAGCTGAATTACCTGAACAAATTGGAATGTTACAGCTTAAAAGACATGAGGTTTACGGAATAACTGCAATTTCGATTTATCATTATCCAAATATAGAATAG
- a CDS encoding YlbF family regulator: MLATLERVELLEEAELLARMVIHSDVAEQYRAAYHLLHSNQEAQNLIKRFVHIKERYEEVQRFGKYHPDYKEVNMETRYVKRDVDLHPVIANFKKAEKELQELLDEISVLIGKAVSEYIKVPTGNPFFDSMSSCSTGGCGSGGSCGCK, from the coding sequence TTGTTAGCAACCTTAGAAAGAGTCGAGCTGCTAGAGGAAGCGGAGTTGTTAGCTCGCATGGTTATTCATTCAGATGTTGCAGAGCAATATCGAGCTGCATATCATTTACTTCATTCCAATCAAGAGGCACAAAATCTTATTAAGAGATTTGTTCATATAAAAGAGCGTTATGAAGAGGTTCAACGATTTGGGAAATATCATCCTGATTATAAAGAAGTAAACATGGAAACTAGATATGTGAAGAGAGATGTTGACTTGCACCCAGTCATCGCTAACTTTAAAAAGGCAGAAAAGGAATTACAAGAGCTGTTAGATGAGATTAGTGTGTTAATTGGAAAGGCAGTGTCGGAATATATAAAAGTTCCAACAGGCAATCCATTCTTTGATTCCATGTCTTCCTGCAGTACGGGAGGATGCGGTTCTGGAGGAAGCTGCGGTTGTAAATAA
- a CDS encoding DUF2129 domain-containing protein: MFEQRQGIVVWLHHLKQVKNLRRFGNIHYVSKRLKYCVLYCNMEETEQMMKKLSALPFVKSVEPSYKPFIKTEYENSRPDKAKEYDYKVGI; encoded by the coding sequence ATGTTTGAACAGCGTCAAGGAATAGTTGTTTGGTTGCACCATTTAAAGCAAGTGAAAAACCTACGTCGTTTTGGAAACATACATTATGTATCTAAACGATTAAAATACTGTGTTTTATATTGTAATATGGAGGAAACAGAACAAATGATGAAAAAGTTGTCAGCGTTACCATTTGTGAAATCTGTTGAACCGTCATATAAACCTTTTATTAAAACAGAGTATGAAAATTCAAGACCAGATAAGGCGAAGGAATATGATTACAAGGTAGGAATCTAA
- the ylbJ gene encoding sporulation integral membrane protein YlbJ — MILSRVKTLFLAVFVTLMAVALISFPQESFEASIRGLDMWWKVVFPSLLPFFIVSEMLIGFGVVSFIGVILEPIMRPLFRVPGIGGFVWAMGMASGFPAGAKLTARMRQEEQLTAIEAERLVSFTNSSNPLFIFGAVAVGFFHDPKIGLVLALAHYLGNICVGLIMRFHGASDQPKKSKGNKRISIIEAFRVLHRTRVKDNRPIGKLLGDAVLSSIKTLLMIGGFIILFSVLNQILSLVNITQLIGLLISFFLQLLHLSPDLSVPFISGLFEITLGSDLTSDTDASLLHKVIITSFILGFCGFSVQAQVASILSETDIRFYPFFIARIFHGFIASIFAFLLWTPLYENATESSQSLAIPVFNMTLQSSNEMAQLWNVLIELGPIFTILSLFLYVILLSRRLFER; from the coding sequence GTGATATTATCTAGAGTAAAAACGTTATTTTTAGCAGTCTTTGTGACGTTGATGGCAGTTGCACTGATCTCCTTCCCACAGGAGTCATTTGAAGCTTCTATAAGAGGCCTTGATATGTGGTGGAAGGTCGTTTTTCCATCCCTTCTTCCTTTTTTTATTGTTTCGGAGATGTTAATCGGATTTGGTGTGGTTAGCTTTATTGGAGTCATATTAGAGCCCATAATGCGTCCACTGTTTCGCGTTCCGGGAATAGGCGGGTTTGTGTGGGCAATGGGTATGGCTTCTGGATTCCCCGCTGGTGCAAAGTTAACTGCCAGAATGCGCCAGGAGGAACAATTAACAGCAATCGAGGCTGAACGTCTTGTTTCTTTTACCAACTCCTCAAATCCTCTATTTATATTTGGGGCCGTTGCCGTTGGCTTTTTCCATGATCCTAAAATAGGACTTGTTCTTGCTCTAGCTCATTACTTAGGAAATATTTGTGTAGGATTAATCATGAGATTTCACGGAGCATCCGATCAACCGAAGAAGTCAAAAGGAAACAAAAGAATCTCAATTATCGAAGCCTTTCGTGTGTTACACCGTACACGAGTAAAAGATAACAGACCTATCGGAAAGCTATTAGGAGATGCGGTACTTTCTTCTATCAAAACACTCTTAATGATTGGCGGATTTATTATTTTATTTTCTGTACTCAACCAAATTTTATCTTTAGTAAATATTACACAGCTTATCGGATTATTAATCTCGTTCTTCCTACAATTACTTCACCTGTCACCTGACTTAAGTGTTCCTTTCATATCAGGACTGTTTGAGATTACACTAGGCAGTGATTTAACAAGTGATACAGATGCCTCATTATTACATAAAGTTATCATCACTAGTTTTATATTAGGGTTCTGTGGTTTCTCTGTTCAAGCACAGGTTGCAAGTATTCTATCCGAAACTGATATCCGATTCTATCCGTTTTTTATTGCACGTATTTTTCATGGGTTTATTGCAAGTATTTTTGCCTTTTTACTATGGACTCCTCTTTATGAAAATGCAACAGAGAGTAGTCAATCACTTGCTATCCCCGTCTTCAATATGACCCTGCAATCTTCGAATGAAATGGCTCAATTGTGGAATGTATTAATCGAGCTTGGACCTATCTTTACAATTCTCTCGTTATTCTTATATGTAATTCTATTGTCTAGGAGATTATTTGAAAGATAA
- the coaD gene encoding pantetheine-phosphate adenylyltransferase — protein MSKIAVCPGSFDPVTLGHLDIIKRGSKVFEKVYVVVLNNSSKNPLFSVEERKELLRQVTLDIPNVVVDSYQGLLIDYAKSIKANAILRGLRAVSDFEYEMQITSMNRKLNENIETLFMMTNNQYSFLSSSIVKEAAKYHGNIKDLVPQAVEEALKKKFQ, from the coding sequence ATGTCAAAAATTGCAGTATGTCCAGGGAGCTTTGACCCGGTTACTTTAGGGCATTTAGATATCATTAAACGTGGCTCTAAGGTATTTGAAAAGGTTTATGTAGTAGTATTAAATAATTCGTCAAAAAATCCACTTTTCTCAGTAGAAGAACGAAAAGAGCTATTGCGACAAGTAACTTTAGACATTCCCAATGTAGTAGTAGATTCTTATCAAGGGTTACTAATCGATTATGCAAAGAGTATTAAAGCAAATGCTATTTTGCGCGGACTCAGAGCTGTATCGGATTTTGAGTATGAAATGCAAATCACTAGTATGAACAGAAAGCTAAACGAGAATATTGAAACTTTGTTTATGATGACTAATAATCAATATTCATTCCTGAGTTCATCTATTGTAAAAGAGGCAGCCAAATATCACGGGAATATTAAAGACCTTGTACCACAGGCAGTGGAGGAAGCTTTAAAAAAGAAATTTCAATAA
- a CDS encoding cytosolic protein, with amino-acid sequence MSQKTVHPSIQKFKEFVKRHPKLANDVKSKKKTWQELFEDWYLLGEDDPIWNQYKDVQEKKESTGKTDFMSTILTAVKGIDLAQVEQHMSSVGDALSTIHQIISQFKGSDESNKPKQSNHPFFYSKD; translated from the coding sequence ATGAGTCAAAAAACAGTACATCCTTCTATTCAGAAATTTAAAGAATTTGTAAAAAGACACCCTAAGCTAGCCAACGATGTAAAAAGTAAAAAGAAAACATGGCAGGAATTGTTTGAAGATTGGTATTTATTAGGTGAAGATGATCCAATCTGGAATCAGTATAAGGATGTTCAAGAGAAAAAGGAATCAACAGGCAAAACTGATTTTATGTCCACAATATTAACTGCGGTGAAGGGAATTGACCTTGCGCAAGTTGAACAACATATGTCCTCGGTTGGAGATGCACTTTCAACGATACATCAAATCATTAGTCAATTTAAGGGATCAGATGAATCAAATAAACCAAAACAATCGAATCATCCCTTTTTTTATAGTAAGGATTGA